The window GAATCACTCTGAGGAGAAATTGCTAATCGCAGCTGGCCTTACTATTACACAACACAAAACAATTGCTTGTGGCAGCAGATTCCAGGGCAAGACACTCTTTTCCTGCCTCCAATGTTTCTACCATTGTACATCCTTGGCACCATTGTGGATACTCACcataccttgttctggaaaatgtAATGGCTATGCATGAGTGCCTTGGTTCACTGAGAAGGAAGAGTGGCTGTACTGTCTGTTCCTACTTACTATTCCTTAAGTATGAGCAGTAAGCCTGACATTGAACAGAAATAGGGACCCGCTCTGTCACAATCTTGTGGACAGTATATTTAAAAAGTGTAGAAGAAGCTTGGCCTCCTAGTATGAGAACCCAGTGTAATCTGgatttattcctttttattttgGCAGTTCAGGGGAGACTTCAGCCATGGTTGCAGGGACTCATTGCACTGACTGTGTTCTTGGCTTTGACAGGAATTGTCTTTATCATCCATAAATTCTGGTGCCAGGATAAAGAGTAAGTACTACTTTCTTTGTCTCCAAAGAGCATTGAGGCAACTGTTCTGTTCCTCCTTCACCCTCAATAATTTTCTGGTTGTCTAGGAATCTGGTATAGAAGCTATTCACAAAAATAttcttggttgttgtttttttttattcaTGTTTTATGGGGCCCATTGACTTGGGAAAGTGACATTGCTCTGCTATATGGTCTAACCTGAAGACAGCAGTCCTAAGTCAAAATGTTGGCTAAAAAAATTCCCATCTCCCTTTCTGAGACTAATATTACAGAAAATAATGATCAGAGTAGTGAAGCAAAATCTGAATGGAAATGGAAGTCTGTGAGTATTTTTATATCATGATTAGGATATCTGGCCATGATATAAATACACATAAATTGTAAAGCTGAAAACCAAAGGGCTGGATCATATAAATTTTTCATGGGCAAAAAAAGGAGGGATATcttttaactagacatgggcatgaacagaaaaaaacccccagacatggtgtttgttttttgttgccatccacgaacaacggacaatgaacattgacgaacatgacctgatcacgaacatgttcgttgttcattgttcgtgggggccagcaggctttcctccagccatcaagatccctaccacaccactctcagaaaccctacctgagtaggcagcaggaaagttaccagtaataaataatagcttggcccagagcctggcagcagccctggaacttgaagaggtagatctccatcccaccacacagaaagaaaattcaagcttcaatgcactctccctgtctctctctcaaaatgccaacagcaactgtctctccctcactgtctgcaaaaccagagctgggaggccctctcctccctgctctttgcttccttgtaacaaatttggagctccacacttgaagagaagacctgcctatcaagctaaattgggattagattggggtttccaggtcaacagcaggagttcagacagagttcaggcagtccctgcttccggttgccaagggaatggattgcaagtgccagattatctggcttgatgaacagcaacgaacgaggcttgcaacaaccacctgttcgtttagaatggggcctcatgaacagctccttcacgaacagctgattgggctgttcgtggctttttttagttcttattgctgttcgtgcccatctctacttttgacCACCCCGAGGCCATGCTGAGAGTCATGCCACCTGTATGGACAAAAGCTTCATAGGACAGGAGTTGTAGTAAGGACGACAATCGGATGAGATGGAATAAAAAAAGctgatgggatccaacccatagtatTAGTGTTTCCCTTTTTAACAAAAACCACTACAAATTTTGCACCAAATAATTTTGTTGACACATATACATTGAATTATTGCCAATCCGCAACTAAGCACACACTAACAGTTCAATCCAGATTTattcccttttaaatccattgaagttaatatgcttagcagggtgtaactctgcttaaaactGTACTATAAATGGACATTAAACTCTTTTTCTGATACAGCAACTCCTAAGCCAGTTTACTCTTCTTGTATGTATATCAGTCATAAAGGTCGGGGGGGGGCGGTATGGATGAAATGTGGATCTTGTTCAGCTTTATTCAGATAGTAAAAATGGTTAAACCAGTATTATCTGGGTCCCATAGTTCTTTGTCTTTTCCACTTGACCAGTCTATCTTTGAAAATGACACAAGAAACTGCAGCACAATTTTATATAATGGTCAAATGAGAAATGAAAAGGTAGTTTCCAAACATTATACACATCCTCCTGGATTTCTAATTTCCCCTCAATGTGTTTCTTTTGACAGGAATGATCCAGAGGTCTTGAATGAGGGCAACAAGGCAGACATGACCATTCCCAATGGTACAGAAGGAAATTATTCTACAACTGCTGCAAATTTCAGGTTAGGGTCCTTTCTTAGCCCAACAAAACATAAATATAAAGCAAATTATGTATACATTATAAGGTACTTGTTGAGAAAGTGGATCTTCATGAAATCCTTTGAAAATCTTTATTTGTTCTGTCTCATTAAATTTGACTGATTTCATGCCAGTTTACCATAGCTTGAAACCTGACCTAACCATGtggtaaatattttatttatgtatttatctaTATAGGGGATTTTAATACTACCTTTCCTGGGGAATCTTCCTGAGATGACTTAACATAACATTAAAAGTTATACATTAAAACCCAGTATTAACCAACCCTggccagagatttttttttaaaaaaactaaacagCTTAAACAAATTCAACCATTTTCAAAGTAAAAACACAgtataaaatgattttaaaacatCAGCCCCTTGACTAAAGCTTGGataaacaaaaatgttttggcttggcacctaaaagaaagtaatgtAGACaacaggcaagcctcaaggggaaagGCATTCCACAGATGAGgcaccactactgaaaaagccctgtcactATTTGCCCCTTGCTTCGGCACTGAAGGTTAGAGTGTAGACAGCATGGCTTGTGTGAGGCAGATTTTAACTAGCAGGCTAGAGGATATCACCTAGCCATCCAACCAAACAAACACATGTTGCATTTGGGCTTCTTAGTTATTTCTATTAAGGGTTTCATTTGTCCAAGTAGTCTGAAAAAAATTGAGAAGCTTCTTACTAAGGTGAAACTTCATTGTAAGGTCATCACATTCAAAGTCTGAAGATAGTATaatgtaggtagggttgccagcttcaacttgggaaattcctggagatttggaggtgatgCCTGTGGGATTTGGGTGTGGAAGGGAGCTcgacagggttgccaggcagctcctggttgggaaattcctggagatttgggggtggagcctggagagggtatggtttggagaggggagggactgcAGCTGTGTATAATGCCACTGAGTCCCccttctaaggcagccattttctccaggggaactgatctctgtcacctggaattcagttccgggagatctccagccatcacttggagtctggcaaccctagagctcaATGAAAATATGATACCATAGACTCCTCCCTCTGacactgccatttcctctaggggaactgatctctgctgtctggagatcaactgtaattctgggagaactccagaccctacctggagATTTGCAGCCTTAAATGGGGGATAGTTGAGATGCTGCAGGATGCATAATGAACCTCACAAAGCCTTGTGAGAGCTTTTACCCTCCTTTATGACAGCTTTTCAGTAGCATGATTGCTTACAGTGGAGGTCAACAGTGTACATAATTCATATATTTGCATCTTTTCAGTTTACAGGCCTTTTAAATCATATAAATATCTGACCTTATTGTTCTTAATATTTCAGGTGTGAAGAAGGCCACCATGTGTATCAAAACACTATCGAGAATGATTGTGGAAATACAATTGAAGTTCTTTCTACTGAAATGTAGCATAATCCCTGGACATCACTTCTCGATTTTTGAAAAAAGAATCTTCTCCATATTACAAACTCTATACCCCATACATGATAATACCAATTCTTATCATGAATTATTGTGTGTGGATTTAATTGCTCCGCTAAGGCTGATTGCCCTGTGAAACTCAAAGATCTTCCTTTCTGTTCAAACTTCTGCAGATTGGATCTTTTCTGTGTTAAGGGCTAAGTTCTAAGGAGGCTCTAGATTTTTCACATAAGGGGCCCACCACTGGAATCTTGTACTTTTAAAGAACCTATCAGATGTGGCCTTCATTCCATACCCACCTATCATCCCTACCAAGTTAGTACCTTAGCAGCTTTTGCTGAATTGCAGTAGACAGCCTCTAAATCCATTGGTAAGACTTCCATAAACCACTGGGATGTTCTAACTCACTATATGAGGATTTCTTGGCTAGAAGTGGCTGATCCTCCATGACAGTAATTCCTTGTATCATGATTCATGGCCACGTAACTTAACAAAGGAGGAAGCAGTTACGTAGGAATTGTGAGTAGTATTCATGGAGAGGAGTATACAGTGATCCTCCAAGAGACTGcgaccattttatttttattcctttattgAATTTCTACAGAGACCCACCTGTTACTCGAGTTTGGAGAAGAGCAATATGAAGCAGTATGGCTTATCTGCTTTCTTCCCACACCTACATCAAACAAGTGGATCGATTTGTTACATTCTACTGCATCTTGTCTGTTATTTATTGGATAAGGGTTTTCATATAGCACATTTTTTCAATATAGGAATATACTCCATTTATAATATGCCAATATTAAAATGATTTATCATtcaattcatattttaaaatttgaaataaattaagaaatgtATTTGTAATTTTAGTTTGGATGTTCAGATCAACCTGTAGAGGTTTACTGTCCAGATGTGGGTCATAACAAAGCCTTCATGTTCCAGAAAGTCATGGGGCAGAAAGTTTCATCCGCTACTCCCTGTCCTGTGATTCCAGCCCATCCACTAAATTCCTCAACAGTTCCGTGGTGCTCATTAGCCCCCATCTTCTCTCCTTTCACCCTCATtggtccttttttcttttcagctttCCCCACAGTGGTGGGATCCCCACACTCTGAAGCCCAGGAGAGTATGCTGTTCCTGATCCTTTTATTCTGGACTATTTCTGTCATGTGTGTGAGGGAAGTGAAAGGGGCATGAACATTGCTCTAACATGTACCAGCTGCACATGCATGCTAAAGGAATTTTCAAACTTGCCAGAAGAATCTCTCTCATGATAATTTCTTCACATGTCATTATGCCTAAGCATAATTTCCCCTGGCCCTGTACAATCTTTTTGCTCAAGTTACTTGTAACAATCCTATCCCATACACGCAGGCCTGGTGCGTCAACAGAGGCAGGGCTGGCAGCCGCCTtgagcgctgaactctgaaggggGCGCCGTGCTGGCCCAGACCAGCGTGGTCCCATGCGCTcgtgcaggaattctcctctctcggtgcagggcatttcttctggagcgcagaagggcagccctgccttCTCACTCAGCTGGCGCCTGAAGAgaggaggaaggcaatagcaggcggcacctgcctgcctctccagccCTCCCACCACCAGATATGAGGTCAGTGAACTGCCCAAAGCGGAGctttgagttcagccccatcagcagggacatttctctctttgcctttcccccctccttctctctctctctctctctctctctcaatttaagccttgggtgaAGCTTCCAGCAAGCAAGAGACATGCTAGCTGGCTCACctggggagcagcgagctcctgtctgaccttttctcccccttactttctcctttctttcttgcttcctcctccctatgtactaaaaggaatgacaggaggattgctcATGGGAAATaaaaggagaggcttgaaggcccattggagataatgggagccagggatgccatgccaatttacttgcctgggctccattgaaatgcatcacaacacaaaaaaagttgcaaagaaactgtggaatggattttccataaaggtctctgggaccagatagaatactctgggagtggaatgacagcccccagagtgcaatgacggtccttagctatagagtttgtgctctGGGACCaggaggacaggtttcagagtggaatgacagtccttggaatagatccagaggagtagctgtgttagtctgtagtagcagaatggtaaagagtccagtagcacctttaagactaaccaactttactgtagcacaagcttttcgagaaccacagttctctttgtcagatgcatgttggaataggctcagtgctctgggactggaaagacagcccccagagtgcagtgcaatgacaaaCCCTGGGACtagaagaagcattctgggactggaatgacaactcccatagtgcaatgacagcccctcagagcagaatatgtgctctgggaaggaatgacaggttgcacagtggaatgacagccccgggtagtagcagaagcattcttggagtagAATTACaagcaccacaatggaatgacagcccctgggagtagcagggactggaatgacagccccagagtggaatgacaacccctaggaacagaacctgtgatcagggtctggaatgacaggtcgaagagtggaacgactgctcctgggaatagggtcagggttctgggactggaatgacatcccctgtcattccacacccactgccattccagtcccagaccactgattcttcccCCAGGgattgtcattccactctgggtcCTGtagtgatagatcaagatgggtagccgtgtttgtctgcagcagtagaaaaaagcaagagtccagtagcacctataagactaacaaaatttgtggtagggtatgagctttcatgagccacagctcacttcttcactactggactcttgcttttgttgttgttgttgttgtaatgcatttcaatggagcccatgcaagtaaattggcattcctggctcccattttcttcaatgtgccttcaagcctctcccattatttccaatgggcaatcctgtcattccttctagaacatccctttccccctccccagctgacatcaattctacttctcacctttcctcaggcttttttttggggggggggctgcttttggtggaaagagtgtgTGCACTGCCGCagaagaaggaggaagtgaggtgagacacacacaattccctttcagtccctgtgtgacaggtaggagcaaatcactgttgttggttttaaagttgttttaaattctattactttccttccctttctccctttcattctccctcccccttcctattcTCTGATCTCAATTCTGCTCCCTCCTTCAGTCCAGCAGAGCAGCACCCcgcactgcaccccctctttatcacctcccttctctcatcctctagtttccatatatcaccccaccttccccctctctcccaatagtttatttcaatacaccacatgcttagctgtcagctgccattcacttcaaacccatgctggggggggggatgagcatggagggtagttcccaaaagggatctctgaaAAAGGTAATCAATATTTTAaggtcagagagaaagagaaggcttcagctcagtcccccttccaaacatctctctcctccaagcgggccctgtaagagaagccctccttctactgccaagaggcTCTGGATTCAGAAAGAGGtaggaagaaaaagagagggaaacatttttacacatacacacaaaagggtgtgtgctcaaaactttaatgtaagtcgctgtttctgctcacaaaatagatttttggctcacaataagaaaaacaaagattgttgttattctcacacttatttaaaaaattaaaatttaaaatttaaattaagaactaaaaattaaattaa of the Eublepharis macularius isolate TG4126 chromosome 5, MPM_Emac_v1.0, whole genome shotgun sequence genome contains:
- the PDZK1IP1 gene encoding PDZK1-interacting protein 1 codes for the protein MNALLAVSFFLLVGLEPVNCQTVQGRLQPWLQGLIALTVFLALTGIVFIIHKFWCQDKENDPEVLNEGNKADMTIPNGTEGNYSTTAANFRCEEGHHVYQNTIENDCGNTIEVLSTEM